One Candidatus Hydrogenedentota bacterium DNA segment encodes these proteins:
- a CDS encoding DUF1592 domain-containing protein, whose protein sequence is MNRIVSAIPVAFGLTAAAFAAAEDPIPFETAVRPLIVEYCTDCHDEVLSRGDLNLDRFQTRDQAIESLALWQRAGMRVQNKEMPPRNKKKQPTDEERALILEWIGTLQVNEADCNQIANEESTAWYRGDVMSRRLNRLEYENTLRDLLGVDLAVADMFPADGAGGEGFDNNGGALFLSSIQMEKYLAAADLAIETALPPRTDNLTCAVEWTGATGVDPAADARYAALIPEAGERGAVGRDAAERVIEAFAARAWRKPPDPQALERLLTAYDTAADRGDSFTEAVKFAMKGALVSPRFLFLAEPQPEKKGNYPLGDYELASRLSYFLWSSMPDAELFAFAAEGRLQDPNVLQGQVRRMLRDPKASALGRSFAGQWLGITQLAETAKPDAGRFPEFSDDLKAAMQAEAYTYFTELVREDRSLLELIDSDYQYVNTSLARLYGIDGIESDTLQRVQVADARRGGVLGMAAVLTATSHPLRTSPVLRGKWVMEQILGAHVPPPPPDAGALPEDDKHPEGLTFRQQLEIHREKAECASCHSRMDPLGFGLENFDPIGRWRDTQADQPIDASGVLPSGEAFNGPVELKGILMRQKDEFARNLTRKMLGYALARDLNRYDKCVIDDCMEALKENDYRPSVLFTEIVLSYPFRHRYSAGQS, encoded by the coding sequence ATGAATCGAATCGTGTCCGCCATTCCCGTGGCGTTTGGACTCACCGCGGCTGCGTTCGCGGCCGCGGAAGATCCCATCCCCTTCGAAACCGCCGTGCGCCCGCTGATTGTGGAGTATTGCACCGATTGCCACGACGAAGTCCTTTCCCGGGGCGATTTGAACCTGGATCGTTTCCAGACGCGGGACCAGGCCATCGAGTCGCTCGCGCTCTGGCAGCGGGCCGGAATGCGCGTTCAGAACAAGGAGATGCCGCCGCGCAATAAGAAAAAGCAGCCCACGGACGAGGAGCGCGCCCTGATCCTGGAATGGATCGGCACGCTGCAGGTCAACGAGGCGGACTGCAACCAGATCGCGAACGAGGAATCGACGGCCTGGTACCGGGGCGACGTGATGAGCCGCCGGCTGAACCGGCTGGAATATGAGAACACCCTGCGTGACTTGCTCGGGGTGGATTTGGCCGTCGCCGACATGTTCCCCGCCGACGGGGCGGGCGGCGAGGGCTTCGACAACAACGGCGGAGCGCTGTTCCTCTCGTCCATACAGATGGAGAAGTACCTGGCGGCGGCCGATCTGGCGATAGAGACCGCGCTGCCCCCGCGCACCGACAACCTGACGTGCGCCGTCGAGTGGACCGGCGCAACGGGCGTCGATCCAGCCGCCGACGCGCGGTATGCCGCCCTGATCCCCGAGGCGGGCGAGCGCGGCGCGGTCGGCCGGGATGCGGCGGAGCGGGTAATTGAGGCATTCGCGGCGCGCGCCTGGCGCAAACCGCCGGATCCACAGGCGCTGGAGCGGCTCCTGACCGCCTACGACACCGCCGCGGATCGCGGCGATTCCTTCACGGAGGCCGTTAAGTTTGCGATGAAGGGCGCGCTCGTCTCGCCGCGTTTCCTGTTTCTCGCGGAGCCGCAGCCGGAGAAGAAGGGCAACTACCCCCTGGGCGACTACGAGCTGGCCTCGCGCCTGTCCTATTTCCTGTGGTCCAGCATGCCCGATGCCGAACTCTTCGCGTTCGCGGCGGAAGGGCGCCTGCAGGACCCCAACGTGCTTCAGGGGCAGGTGCGGCGGATGCTCCGCGACCCGAAGGCCTCCGCGTTGGGCCGTTCCTTCGCGGGGCAGTGGCTCGGCATTACGCAGCTCGCCGAGACCGCGAAGCCCGACGCGGGGCGCTTCCCCGAGTTCAGCGACGACCTGAAGGCCGCGATGCAGGCCGAAGCCTACACCTATTTCACGGAACTCGTGCGCGAGGACCGGAGCCTGCTTGAACTCATCGATTCGGACTACCAGTACGTGAACACGTCCCTGGCCCGCCTCTACGGCATCGACGGCATCGAGAGCGACACGCTCCAGCGCGTGCAGGTGGCCGATGCCCGCCGCGGCGGCGTGCTGGGCATGGCCGCCGTCCTGACGGCCACCTCCCACCCCCTGCGCACCAGCCCGGTGCTGCGCGGCAAGTGGGTGATGGAGCAGATCCTGGGGGCGCACGTGCCGCCGCCCCCGCCGGACGCGGGCGCCCTTCCCGAGGATGACAAACACCCCGAGGGGCTGACCTTCCGCCAGCAGCTGGAAATCCACCGGGAAAAAGCCGAATGCGCCAGCTGCCACAGCAGGATGGATCCGCTGGGTTTCGGCCTGGAGAATTTCGATCCCATTGGACGCTGGCGCGACACCCAGGCGGATCAGCCGATTGACGCCTCCGGCGTTCTGCCCTCGGGCGAAGCCTTCAATGGCCCGGTGGAGTTGAAGGGTATCCTCATGCGGCAGAAGGATGAGTTCGCGCGGAATCTGACCCGGAAAATGCTGGGCTACGCGCTCGCCCGCGACCTGAACCGGTACGACAAATGCGTGATCGACGATTGCATGGAGGCGCTGAAGGAGAACGATTACCGCCCGAGCGTGCTTTTCACCGAAATCGTGTTGAGCTATCCCTTCCGGCACCGGTATAGCGCCGGTCAGTCGTGA
- a CDS encoding DUF1552 domain-containing protein has protein sequence MGAALALPALDIMAPARASAAAKPPVRMACIYFPNGVWEKAWIPEASGTDFALPYSLEPLEALRGDINIFSGLDKAASRQGDGHYAKTANFLTGEPVAKTIGKNISAGGISLDQLAARHVGGQTPLPSLELGIDPVISGIDSNVGFTRLYGSYISWRSATQPVAREINPRFVYERLFGDSAQHELRNDRYRSLLDIALEDARQLRGRLGRDDQVKLDEYMDAVRSVEERIEFAMKPDPREWKPEQAPELGGAPDPEIPRDFPEHVRLMLDLMVLAFQTDSTRVQTFMFANDVSGRNFNFVEGVNAGHHDLSHHENKEDKIEQYKRVNRWHTAQFAYLLEKMRAIPEGEGNLLDNSMILFGSSISDGNRHDPNNLPILVAGKAGGAFRTGQHIASEKNTPLCNLYQTMLGGMGVEVERFGDSTGVMKEVIA, from the coding sequence ATGGGCGCAGCCCTGGCCCTTCCCGCCCTGGACATCATGGCGCCCGCCCGAGCCTCGGCCGCGGCGAAGCCCCCCGTGCGCATGGCGTGCATCTACTTCCCCAACGGCGTGTGGGAAAAGGCCTGGATCCCCGAGGCCTCCGGGACGGATTTCGCGTTGCCGTATTCACTGGAGCCGCTGGAAGCGCTGCGCGGCGATATCAATATCTTCTCCGGCCTGGACAAGGCCGCCAGCCGCCAGGGCGACGGGCACTACGCGAAAACCGCGAACTTTCTCACCGGCGAACCGGTCGCGAAGACGATCGGCAAGAACATCAGCGCCGGCGGTATCTCGCTGGACCAGCTCGCCGCGCGGCACGTGGGCGGGCAGACCCCGCTTCCGTCGCTCGAACTGGGCATCGACCCGGTTATTTCCGGTATCGACAGCAACGTGGGCTTCACGCGGCTGTACGGCTCCTACATCTCCTGGCGTTCGGCCACCCAGCCGGTCGCACGGGAGATCAATCCCCGATTCGTCTACGAGCGCCTCTTCGGCGACAGCGCTCAACATGAACTCCGCAACGACCGCTACCGCAGCCTGCTGGACATCGCGCTCGAAGACGCCCGGCAGCTCCGCGGCAGGCTCGGCCGCGACGACCAGGTCAAGCTGGACGAGTACATGGACGCGGTGCGCTCGGTGGAGGAGCGGATCGAGTTTGCCATGAAGCCGGATCCCCGCGAGTGGAAGCCCGAACAGGCGCCCGAGCTCGGCGGCGCGCCGGACCCCGAGATCCCGCGCGATTTCCCGGAGCATGTCCGGCTGATGCTGGACCTGATGGTGCTGGCCTTCCAGACGGATTCGACGCGCGTGCAGACCTTCATGTTCGCCAACGACGTATCCGGCCGGAACTTCAATTTCGTGGAGGGCGTGAACGCCGGCCACCACGATCTCTCGCACCACGAAAACAAGGAAGACAAGATCGAGCAATACAAGCGGGTCAACCGCTGGCATACGGCGCAGTTCGCGTACCTTCTGGAGAAAATGCGGGCGATCCCGGAGGGCGAGGGGAACCTGCTGGACAACAGCATGATCCTCTTCGGCTCCAGCATCTCCGACGGCAACCGGCACGATCCGAACAACCTGCCCATCCTGGTGGCCGGTAAAGCCGGCGGCGCCTTCAGGACCGGCCAGCACATCGCCAGCGAGAAGAATACCCCCCTGTGCAACCTGTATCAGACGATGCTGGGCGGCATGGGCGTGGAGGTTGAGCGTTTCGGCGACAGCACCGGCGTGATGAAGGAAGTAATCGCGTAG
- a CDS encoding BamA/TamA family outer membrane protein, producing the protein MHGLERTRGSARRWAALLVLGLAASCALSAAAQVAYETRIEGVEAGPMRELLFSVSECLRKQGEPPASALHLRRRAARDLERFKDAFHSRGYYGATVNVALDREARPITVTFSADPGLPYVLGTIRVRAADDPDAAAKLPAPEAAGLVEGAPAMADAIAGANARILNHLRARGYPRPRIARRDVAVDHAARSVAVTYDVNPGPRAVYGEPRYEGLERTRPAVLDRLLPWAPGEPYDQRQMGELRTRLYDTGLFSTATVEPLAGEIGEDGAAPIRVAVTERPPRTMTAGIEYKTDEGAGAKFGWENRNLRGLGHRLGLETTLATELRALDLRYRIDRFRRMDQVLNASLFIGQEEREAYDSDRVEGLALVERTLSPRLTLGAGAGFRIGRVEQLRARNSHELFYFPLELRLDRSNDSLDPSNGFKFRARVAPYIDPLGDRTYFGRADLEFSYYHGWGTLKSADGATIPLWVLAARARIGAIAGASRDEVPADVRFYGGGGGSIRGYRYLTVSPLSGDDPIGGRSLAEFSLEFRRRLSESLGVVFFVDAGSAFEGAYPDFSEDLQVGAGAGIRYYTPLGPLRFDLAIPVNKRGKIDDAFQIYLSIGHAF; encoded by the coding sequence GTGCATGGTCTGGAACGAACGCGAGGAAGCGCCAGGCGGTGGGCCGCGCTCCTGGTGTTGGGGCTGGCCGCCTCGTGCGCGCTTTCCGCCGCCGCACAGGTGGCCTACGAGACGCGCATCGAAGGCGTGGAGGCGGGCCCGATGCGCGAACTGCTCTTCTCCGTCTCCGAATGTCTACGCAAACAGGGCGAGCCGCCCGCAAGCGCCCTGCACCTCCGCCGGCGGGCCGCGCGCGATCTCGAACGCTTCAAGGACGCCTTCCATTCCCGGGGGTACTACGGCGCCACGGTGAACGTGGCGCTGGACAGGGAGGCCCGCCCCATCACCGTAACCTTCTCCGCCGATCCGGGCCTCCCGTATGTCCTCGGAACGATCCGGGTGCGCGCCGCGGACGATCCAGACGCCGCGGCGAAACTGCCCGCCCCGGAAGCCGCCGGCCTGGTGGAAGGCGCCCCCGCGATGGCGGACGCCATAGCCGGGGCCAACGCGCGGATTTTGAACCACCTGCGCGCGCGCGGTTACCCGAGGCCACGGATTGCCCGGCGGGATGTTGCCGTCGATCATGCCGCGCGCTCCGTGGCCGTTACCTACGACGTCAATCCCGGGCCACGCGCCGTCTACGGGGAGCCGCGCTACGAGGGCCTGGAACGCACACGTCCCGCCGTGCTGGATCGCCTCCTGCCCTGGGCGCCGGGCGAGCCCTATGACCAGCGCCAGATGGGCGAACTGCGGACCCGCCTGTACGACACCGGTCTGTTTTCCACGGCGACGGTGGAACCGCTGGCGGGAGAAATCGGCGAGGACGGCGCGGCCCCCATTCGGGTGGCCGTGACCGAACGGCCGCCGCGCACGATGACCGCCGGCATCGAATACAAGACCGACGAGGGCGCGGGCGCGAAATTTGGCTGGGAAAACCGCAACCTCCGGGGCCTGGGACACCGCCTGGGCCTCGAAACCACCCTGGCGACCGAGCTGCGCGCGCTGGACCTGCGCTACCGGATCGACCGCTTCCGGCGGATGGACCAGGTGCTGAACGCCTCGCTTTTTATCGGGCAGGAGGAGCGCGAAGCCTACGACAGCGATCGCGTCGAAGGGCTCGCGCTGGTCGAGCGGACGCTGAGTCCCCGGCTTACGCTTGGGGCGGGCGCGGGCTTCCGGATCGGGCGCGTGGAGCAATTGAGAGCGCGAAACAGCCACGAGTTGTTCTATTTTCCGTTGGAATTGCGGCTGGACCGATCGAATGATTCGCTCGATCCCTCGAACGGGTTCAAATTTCGGGCCCGCGTCGCGCCCTACATCGACCCCCTCGGCGATCGCACCTATTTCGGGCGGGCCGACCTCGAATTCAGCTACTACCACGGCTGGGGCACGTTAAAATCCGCCGACGGGGCAACCATCCCCCTCTGGGTGCTCGCGGCGCGCGCGCGAATCGGGGCCATCGCGGGCGCCTCCCGGGATGAGGTCCCGGCGGATGTCCGCTTCTACGGCGGCGGCGGCGGCTCCATTCGCGGCTACCGCTACCTGACCGTGAGCCCCCTTTCGGGCGATGATCCGATCGGCGGGCGCTCGCTGGCGGAGTTCTCGCTGGAATTTCGCCGACGCCTGAGCGAATCACTCGGCGTCGTATTCTTCGTGGATGCGGGCTCTGCGTTTGAAGGGGCCTATCCCGATTTCAGCGAAGATCTCCAGGTGGGCGCGGGCGCGGGTATTCGCTACTACACACCGCTCGGCCCGCTTCGCTTTGACCTGGCGATACCAGTGAACAAACGCGGCAAAATCGACGACGCGTTTCAAATCTACCTCAGCATAGGGCATGCGTTTTGA
- a CDS encoding translocation/assembly module TamB domain-containing protein, with product MTDDATRKKRWPKRRAMALLALACLALAGLLFGALQTPPAKRFLAARLAETLSGALPWPVHMEGIGGVLPFSATVAAFHIGDAGDPWLEVADAGVALDLFPLLRGQVALDRVAAASVTLHRLPPPGPPEPEEPAGPLALPALRDLPGWLRVGRLQVERVALGAPVLGEALAMSLAGAYHPEANEAIQLDVRGLGGADLRLAARAALRDGAVLLRLEARDGVLAPVRAGLDGPLTAKVALEGPLESAAFSLDLDANASALLALKGTLGYTEPLAIQATGQATPPADRLPTSVRERFGSAFDISLDVALEDGQRVAAREVRVGFSGGDLTISGAFGTLDRALDALVAFDYDDFHRLTGQPLEGDPVALAARIPLGGALDRIAIQPELTAGGAPLLSGALDIALADGVTATGALRAHPAVPGTPAAIADLLSEGAGLDIDVRYANGEATFTETRLTAAPASLRVNGTVAPETGVLALDVEAVAENLNAFEQLAGFPLAGRLAANLALNGQDAGSSARGEIAVANVQVNTITAPEGVLELDISAGRFPDALAEQIEAVLSGRFPGFSPQPGLQRDLDLAGTLVLEDLRGLTVRGLDIQDGNLSLTGDGAVDLESRTADFQAGLKVAQIGDYAGAFGLPYRGGVDLQASVRSGESPGELLADLNGALNALDGLPAPAAGLLGKRATLSGQLAHAGEQLKLNAFKIEGGGGVTVEAAGDYRLDERQLQARASGRIADLGPLSGVAGRPLSGGATFTLEAGGPVDRMAARASVSGTGLDLDVLMADTAEVTIDAAGIPSAIAGDVLVTLNRDGAVLSLRASGGHRGGLISIESLNLEAGGNRLRASGSFVPASARAGGEVELDAPALEGLQTWLNLPLSGSLLLSASLDRATGAFSGELNAHDLVLPGLTLGRAVGRADVANLREFAGADVNLDIEAVAASDIALDAAIIRAQGDRDALALTASGQGEFQDLTRFKVEAGGLFGAGAATFEISTLAFQLEDDAFAIEGPAVISWADGGASLGPLAIAGDAGRVEVSGRYAAGAVDVRAQWSDVSLGLLALAGIDPAGGAVSGALSVTGDPAAPEVSLDAVLHGYRAMLDDMDTPGLDARLMAEMGRGGVEAALEASVPDAARFDVRAALPLEFAISPWRFAIPEDAAWSGVLAGNADLAAVAPLFALEGHEIRGKLSAELRAGGAVFSPRLDGAVTITDGYYENGNTSTILNAIKASIEAQGDTLRLTEFHADDTAGGVYSADGYFALRPEERSPFEFHLRLDGPRLVYRDDLRAEGDGELHLVGDSGGASLTGNLSVGPAYLTIPEGSGETQITTVEYRVKGERAEEEEEEGSAAPAGYPIALDLALNLPGRIFLTGPGLDSEWSGNFRIRNTASEPGVEGILRVNKGTLDFLGRAFSLAESTITFDGQHPPSPYLRITAETETADVLARVRMEGLPESINITLESEPPMPQDEILARVLFGRRLSDVSPVQALTLARYASLFRGRQRGGSVLGRQGPQPFLVDRVSVRSGSGVGDMTIATGKYLSDDFYLEFEQGLGAAQSLVSLEWLFAPRWSLKARTTSQGEGGFGVFWKKDY from the coding sequence TTGACGGACGATGCAACCAGGAAGAAACGCTGGCCGAAGCGGCGCGCGATGGCGCTGCTGGCCCTGGCGTGCCTCGCGCTGGCGGGCCTCCTGTTTGGCGCGCTGCAAACGCCGCCCGCGAAACGCTTCCTGGCCGCGCGGCTGGCGGAAACGCTCTCCGGCGCGCTGCCCTGGCCCGTTCACATGGAAGGGATCGGCGGCGTTCTGCCGTTTTCCGCGACCGTGGCCGCTTTTCACATCGGAGATGCGGGCGACCCCTGGCTGGAGGTGGCGGACGCGGGGGTCGCGCTGGATTTGTTCCCGCTCTTGCGGGGCCAGGTTGCGCTGGACCGCGTCGCCGCCGCCAGCGTGACGCTGCACCGCCTGCCGCCCCCCGGCCCGCCGGAACCCGAGGAACCCGCCGGACCGCTCGCCCTGCCCGCCCTGCGCGATCTGCCGGGCTGGCTTCGTGTCGGCCGATTGCAGGTGGAGCGCGTGGCGCTGGGCGCGCCGGTGCTGGGCGAAGCCCTCGCGATGTCGCTGGCGGGCGCCTACCACCCGGAAGCGAACGAGGCGATCCAACTGGATGTGCGCGGTCTCGGCGGCGCAGATCTGCGCCTCGCCGCACGCGCCGCGCTGCGCGATGGGGCCGTTCTGTTGCGCCTGGAGGCCCGCGACGGCGTCCTGGCCCCCGTCCGGGCCGGCCTGGACGGGCCCCTGACGGCGAAAGTCGCACTCGAAGGCCCTCTGGAATCCGCTGCCTTCTCGCTGGACCTGGACGCCAACGCATCGGCCCTGCTCGCACTGAAGGGAACCCTCGGCTATACGGAACCCCTCGCCATCCAGGCGACAGGCCAGGCAACGCCTCCGGCGGACCGCCTGCCAACGTCCGTTCGCGAGCGATTTGGATCGGCCTTCGACATTTCGCTCGACGTGGCCCTGGAGGACGGCCAGCGGGTGGCCGCGCGCGAAGTGCGCGTGGGCTTTTCCGGAGGCGACCTGACCATCTCCGGAGCGTTCGGCACACTGGATCGCGCGCTGGACGCGCTCGTCGCGTTCGACTACGACGACTTTCACCGCCTGACCGGCCAGCCGCTGGAGGGCGATCCCGTGGCGCTGGCGGCCCGCATTCCGCTCGGCGGCGCCCTCGACCGCATCGCAATTCAGCCCGAACTCACGGCGGGCGGCGCGCCGCTGCTGTCCGGCGCCCTGGACATCGCGCTCGCGGACGGCGTAACCGCGACCGGGGCCTTAAGGGCGCACCCCGCCGTCCCGGGGACCCCCGCCGCGATTGCGGACCTGCTCTCGGAGGGCGCCGGACTGGACATTGACGTACGCTACGCGAATGGCGAAGCGACCTTCACCGAAACCCGCCTGACAGCCGCGCCGGCATCCCTCCGCGTAAACGGGACCGTTGCTCCCGAGACTGGCGTGCTCGCGCTGGATGTGGAGGCCGTCGCGGAAAACTTGAACGCGTTCGAGCAATTGGCCGGCTTCCCCCTCGCCGGACGCCTTGCCGCGAACCTGGCGCTGAACGGGCAGGACGCCGGATCCTCCGCACGCGGCGAGATCGCCGTGGCAAACGTGCAAGTGAATACAATCACCGCGCCGGAGGGCGTGCTGGAGCTGGACATCAGCGCCGGACGCTTTCCCGACGCCCTGGCGGAACAGATCGAGGCGGTGCTCTCGGGGCGCTTCCCGGGATTCTCGCCCCAGCCGGGCCTGCAACGTGACCTCGATCTCGCGGGAACCCTTGTATTGGAGGACCTGCGGGGCCTGACCGTCCGGGGGCTCGACATCCAGGACGGCAACCTGAGCCTGACCGGCGATGGCGCGGTGGATTTGGAGTCGCGAACCGCTGACTTTCAGGCGGGGCTCAAGGTCGCACAGATCGGCGATTACGCGGGGGCATTCGGTCTTCCCTATCGCGGCGGAGTGGACCTTCAGGCCAGCGTCCGGTCGGGCGAGTCCCCGGGCGAACTCCTGGCCGACCTCAACGGGGCGCTGAATGCCCTGGACGGCCTGCCCGCCCCCGCCGCCGGACTCCTGGGGAAGCGCGCGACGCTTTCGGGGCAACTGGCTCATGCCGGGGAGCAACTTAAGCTAAACGCGTTCAAAATAGAGGGTGGCGGGGGTGTGACCGTGGAGGCCGCCGGGGACTACCGACTGGACGAACGCCAGCTCCAGGCCCGGGCATCCGGCCGCATAGCCGATCTGGGGCCGCTGAGCGGCGTGGCCGGGCGTCCCCTCTCCGGTGGGGCGACTTTCACCCTCGAAGCTGGCGGTCCCGTGGACCGGATGGCCGCCCGGGCGTCGGTCAGCGGAACCGGCCTGGATCTCGATGTGCTGATGGCGGACACTGCGGAAGTGACAATCGACGCCGCGGGAATCCCCTCGGCGATTGCCGGCGATGTATTGGTCACGCTGAACCGGGACGGGGCCGTTCTCAGCCTCCGGGCGAGCGGTGGCCACCGCGGCGGCCTGATTTCGATAGAGTCGCTGAATCTGGAGGCGGGAGGGAACCGCCTGCGGGCGTCGGGCTCCTTCGTACCGGCGTCCGCCCGGGCAGGCGGAGAGGTTGAACTGGATGCGCCCGCCCTCGAAGGCCTCCAGACCTGGCTGAACCTGCCACTTTCCGGGAGCCTGCTGCTGTCCGCTTCACTGGACAGGGCCACGGGCGCTTTCTCCGGGGAATTGAACGCGCATGATTTAGTGCTGCCCGGATTGACGCTGGGGCGCGCTGTGGGACGGGCCGACGTAGCCAACCTGCGTGAATTTGCGGGCGCCGACGTGAACCTGGATATCGAAGCGGTTGCCGCAAGCGATATAGCACTGGACGCGGCAATCATTCGCGCGCAAGGGGATCGTGACGCGCTGGCGCTCACCGCCTCAGGTCAGGGCGAATTCCAGGATCTGACGCGCTTTAAGGTGGAGGCCGGCGGACTGTTCGGCGCCGGCGCCGCGACCTTCGAAATCAGCACGCTTGCCTTTCAATTGGAGGACGACGCCTTCGCGATAGAGGGGCCGGCCGTGATTTCGTGGGCGGATGGGGGCGCATCCCTGGGGCCGCTGGCGATCGCGGGCGACGCCGGGCGCGTGGAAGTGTCGGGCCGGTACGCCGCCGGCGCTGTGGACGTCCGCGCACAGTGGAGCGACGTTTCGCTCGGGCTCCTCGCGCTGGCCGGCATCGATCCCGCGGGGGGCGCGGTGTCCGGCGCGCTCTCCGTAACCGGCGATCCCGCCGCGCCCGAGGTGTCGCTCGACGCGGTGCTCCACGGCTACCGCGCCATGCTGGACGACATGGACACGCCCGGGCTGGACGCGAGGTTGATGGCGGAAATGGGGAGGGGCGGTGTGGAGGCCGCCCTGGAGGCCAGTGTGCCCGACGCGGCGCGTTTTGATGTCAGGGCGGCGCTACCCCTGGAGTTCGCGATTTCGCCCTGGCGATTCGCGATTCCCGAGGATGCCGCCTGGAGCGGCGTTCTGGCCGGCAATGCGGATCTCGCGGCGGTCGCTCCGCTCTTCGCGCTGGAGGGCCACGAGATTCGCGGCAAACTCAGCGCGGAACTGCGCGCGGGCGGCGCCGTGTTCTCTCCACGGCTGGACGGGGCCGTGACGATCACGGACGGCTACTACGAGAACGGCAACACCAGCACGATTTTGAACGCAATCAAGGCCTCGATTGAGGCACAGGGAGACACCCTGCGGCTCACCGAGTTCCACGCCGACGACACCGCCGGCGGCGTGTATTCGGCGGACGGCTATTTTGCGCTTCGGCCGGAAGAAAGGTCTCCCTTTGAATTCCACCTGCGGCTTGACGGGCCGAGGCTCGTTTATCGCGACGATCTGCGGGCGGAAGGGGATGGCGAGCTACATCTCGTGGGGGACAGCGGCGGCGCGTCGTTGACGGGCAATCTATCCGTGGGTCCGGCCTACCTGACCATACCCGAGGGATCGGGCGAGACCCAGATTACAACGGTGGAGTACCGGGTAAAGGGAGAGCGCGCGGAGGAGGAGGAGGAGGAGGGAAGCGCGGCGCCGGCGGGGTATCCGATTGCGCTTGACCTGGCGCTGAACCTGCCGGGGCGCATCTTCCTCACCGGCCCCGGGCTGGATTCCGAATGGTCGGGCAACTTCCGTATCAGGAACACGGCCAGCGAGCCCGGGGTCGAAGGTATCCTGCGGGTCAACAAGGGCACGCTCGACTTCCTCGGCCGCGCCTTCAGCCTGGCGGAAAGCACGATCACCTTCGATGGACAGCACCCGCCCTCGCCGTACCTCCGCATCACCGCCGAGACCGAAACGGCGGATGTACTGGCGCGCGTCCGGATGGAGGGGCTGCCGGAATCGATCAACATCACACTTGAATCCGAGCCCCCCATGCCGCAGGACGAGATTCTTGCGCGCGTTTTGTTTGGCCGGCGGCTTTCCGATGTGAGCCCCGTTCAGGCGCTCACGCTGGCCCGTTATGCGTCCCTGTTCAGGGGGCGGCAGCGCGGCGGGAGCGTCCTCGGGCGCCAGGGCCCGCAGCCCTTCCTCGTGGACCGGGTGAGCGTTCGCAGCGGTTCCGGCGTGGGAGATATGACGATCGCCACCGGCAAATACCTGAGCGACGATTTCTACCTGGAGTTCGAGCAGGGCCTCGGTGCGGCCCAGAGCCTCGTTTCGCTGGAGTGGCTCTTCGCCCCGCGCTGGTCGCTCAAGGCGCGCACCACCTCCCAGGGCGAGGGCGGCTTCGGCGTGTTCTGGAAGAAGGACTACTGA
- a CDS encoding OsmC family protein, producing MSEHRVTVRWDRTSPDFTYDTYNREHTWTFPGGQSLDASSAPEYLGDSTCVNPEEAFAASVSSCHMLTFLAIAARKRYTVEYYMDDAVAVLEKNADGALAVTRVELNPSVRFSGPPTPSPEEITALHEKAHQHCFIANSIKCEVVVNE from the coding sequence ATGTCCGAACACCGCGTGACGGTCCGCTGGGACCGCACTTCGCCCGACTTCACCTACGACACGTACAACCGCGAACATACCTGGACGTTTCCCGGCGGGCAATCGCTCGATGCGTCGTCCGCACCGGAGTATCTGGGCGACTCAACGTGTGTCAACCCCGAGGAGGCCTTCGCCGCGTCGGTGTCGTCGTGCCATATGCTGACCTTTCTTGCCATTGCGGCCCGAAAGCGCTATACCGTGGAGTACTACATGGATGACGCGGTGGCTGTGCTGGAGAAAAACGCCGATGGCGCCCTTGCCGTCACCCGGGTGGAGCTTAACCCGTCCGTACGCTTCAGTGGGCCGCCGACGCCAAGCCCGGAGGAAATTACCGCCCTGCACGAAAAGGCGCACCAGCACTGCTTCATTGCCAATTCGATCAAGTGTGAGGTCGTGGTGAACGAATAG